The following proteins come from a genomic window of Salvia hispanica cultivar TCC Black 2014 chromosome 4, UniMelb_Shisp_WGS_1.0, whole genome shotgun sequence:
- the LOC125223615 gene encoding major allergen Pru ar 1-like — translation MVAITYDIEIPSAVSAAKMFKAMVLDADTLIPKIMPQAIKNVEILEGDGGVGTVKIIHFGEGSQYKSAKHRVDAIDKENLTHTYSIIDGDALAAALESITYHIKIVPTEDGGSICKNRSIYNTKGDVEISEEKIKEGKEKAMAMFKAIEAYVQANPEC, via the coding sequence atggtTGCCATCACCTACGACATTGAGATCCCTTCGGCGGTCTCAGCTGCAAAGATGTTCAAAGCCATGGTGCTCGATGCCGACACCCTCATCCCCAAGATCATGCCTCAGGCCATCAAGAACGTCGAGATCTTGGAAGGAGATGGCGGCGTTGGGACAGTCAAGATCATCCATTTCGGCGAAGGGAGTCAGTATAAGAGCGCTAAGCACCGCGTGGATGCCATCGACAAGGAGAATTTGACACACACCTACAGCATCATCGACGGTGATGCTCTTGCTGCTGCTCTCGAATCCATCACTTACCATATCAAGATCGTCCCGACCGAAGATGGAGGAAGCATATGCAAGAACAGAAGCATTTACAACACCAAAGGCGACGTCGAGATCAGTGAGGAGAAGATCAAGGAGGGGAAAGAGAAGGCCATGGCTATGTTCAAGGCCATTGAAGCATATGTCCAAGCCAATCCTGAATGCTAG
- the LOC125223617 gene encoding major allergen Pru ar 1-like, which produces MVAITYDIEIPSAVSAAKMFKAMVLDADTLIPKIMPQAIKNVEILEGDGGVGTVKIIHFGEGSQYKSAKHRVDAIDKENLTHTYSIIDGDALAAALESITYHIKIVPTEDGGSICKNRSIYNTKGDVEISEEKIKEGKEKAMAMFKAIEAYVQANPDY; this is translated from the coding sequence atggtTGCCATCACCTACGACATTGAGATCCCTTCCGCGGTCTCAGCTGCAAAGATGTTCAAAGCCATGGTGCTAGACGCCGACACCCTCATTCCCAAGATCATGCCTCAGGCCATCAAGAACGTCGAGATCTTGGAAGGAGATGGCGGCGTTGGGACTGTCAAGATCATCCATTTTGGCGAAGGGAGTCAGTATAAGAGCGCTAAGCACCGTGTGGATGCCATCGACAAGGAGAATTTGACACACACCTACAGCATCATCGACGGTGATGCTCTTGCTGCTGCTCTCGAATCCATCACTTACCACATCAAGATCGTCCCGACCGAAGATGGAGGCAGCATCTGCAAGAACAGAAGCATTTACAACACCAAAGGCGACGTCGAGATCAGTGAGGAGAAGATCAAGGAGGGGAAAGAGAAGGCCATGGCTATGTTCAAGGCCATTGAAGCATATGTTCAAGCCAATCCTGATTACTAG